The Macaca fascicularis isolate 582-1 chromosome 1, T2T-MFA8v1.1 genome includes a window with the following:
- the SMCP gene encoding sperm mitochondrial-associated cysteine-rich protein: MCDQPKHSQCCPAKDNQCCPSKQNQCSQPKGNQCCPPKQNQCCQPKGNQCCPPKHNHCCQPKPPCCIKARCCSLETKPECSPLNVESEPNSPQTQDKGSQTQQQPYSPQNKSSPSKWEQKSNK, from the coding sequence ATGTGTGACCAGCCAAAACACAGTCAATGCTGCCCAGCAAAAGACAATCAATGCTGCCCGTCAAAACAGAACCAGTGCAGCCAGCCAAAAGGCAATCAATGCTGCCCACCAAAACAGAACCAGTGCTGCCAGCCAAAAGGCAATCAATGCTGCCCGCCAAAACACAATCACTGCTGCCAGCCAAAACCCCCTTGCTGCATTAAGGCCAGGTGCTGTAGTTTGGAGACCAAGCCCGAATGCTCACCGCTTAATGTGGAGTCTGAGCCCAACTCACCACAAACTCAGGACAAGGGCTCTCAAACCCAGCAGCAGCCCTATAGCCCACAAAATAAGTCCAGTCCAAGCAAATGGGAGCAGAAGTCAAACAAATAG
- the LCE7A gene encoding late cornified envelope protein 7A, whose amino-acid sequence MSYQKHQQKWQLPAKCLPKYPSKWAPQAPASCPPPCPPPAPSYCVPSCCISGFGGHCSLVSLRFPRFYLRQPQHSDCCEHESSRCSTCHGSGDCS is encoded by the coding sequence ATGTCCTATCAGAAACACCAGCAGAAGTGGCAGCTCCCTGCCAAGTGCCTCCCCAAATATCCATCCAAGTGGGCCCCTCAGGCTCCTGCTTCATGTCCACCTCCATGCCCCCCTCCAGCTCCCTCCTACTGTGTTCCCAGTTGCTGTATTTCTGGTTTTGGAGGCCACTGCTCTTTAGTTTCACTACGGTTTCCACGATTCTACTTGCGTCAGCCCCagcattctgactgctgtgagcACGAGTCTTCTAGATGTTCCACTTGCCATGGCTCTGGAGACTGCAGCTGA